Sequence from the Mesorhizobium sp. PAMC28654 genome:
CACGGTGAAAGAGACCGTCGGCACGCGATCCCCGAGCCGGTTCGGATCGGTGATGCCGTGGATGGTCAGGCCTGAAATATCGGACAGGCCGTCGATCAGCCTTTGCGCCAGCGGATTTTCGTAGGCGATCGACACTTCGAACGCTTTGGCGATCTTCTGCCTGCGCGAGCCGCCCTCGCCCGCGGCAGCGCCCAGTTCGGCAAAGTAATCTACCGCCGCCGTCAGACCGGCCATCAGTTCGATCTGTGGGGTGCCGAGTTCGAAGCGCTCCGGAAGGCCGTTGGACGAGCAGCGGCATTTGTAGAGTCTCAGACCATCGATGACGTCGTGGCGGCCCCACAATATGCCCATGTGCGGACCGAAGAATTTGTAGGCCGAGCAAATCAGGAAATCGCAACCGAGATCATCAACATCGATCAGGCCATGCGGTGCAAATTGCACGGCATCGACATAGACCAGGGCGCCGGCGTTCCTGGCGATGGCGGTCAGCGCTTTCACGCGGTTGATCGAACCCGTCAGGTTGCTGGCATAATTCAACGCGACAAGGCGTGTCTTTTCGGACAGCAGCCCGGCCAGCGTCGCCTCTTCGACCTGCCAAGTCTTTTCGTCGAACGGTAGCCAACGCACGACGAGGCCCAGATCTTCGGCCAGTTGCAGCCATGGCGAGACATTGCCCTCATGGTCCATGCGGGTGAGGATGATCTCGTCGCCCGGCTTCATCGTGCGGCCGAGCGTGCGCGACATGTGATAGGTCAGCGTCGTCATGTTGGCGCCGATGATGATTTCCTCAGGGCTCTTGGCGCCGAGGAAATCGGCCATGGCCTGATGCGCCTCGTCGACAACGGCCTGCGCCGCCACCGTTGTTTCGAAATAGCCGCCAAGATTGGCGTTGGTGGTGAGCAGGCAGCGCGACACCGCGTCGGCCACCGCTTGCGGCACCTGCGTGCCGGCGGGATTGTCGAGATAGATGCGGCGGCGGCCCCTGTCGGTCAGGGCAAGTGCTGGAAATTTCCCGCGCACGGCGTCGATCTGAAATGTCATGTTTCCCCCTCAATCAATTCGGTTGGTTCGGCTGCTTCAAGGGCACGGATTGCCGACGCGCTGGTGCACGGCATCGACCGCTTTCTGCATCTCTTCGGTCCAAACAACGTCCGCCGAAGACAGCGCCATGTCGAGTTGCGCGACGCTGGTGGCGCCGATGATGTTCGACGTCATGAATGGGCGGCTCGACACATAGGCGTTGGCGAACAGCGCCGGCTCCATGCCGAAGGAGCGCGCAAGTTCGTTGTACTCGAGCAGCGCTTGCGCCGCATTGAGCGTCTCGTAACGCTGGCCGCGATTGAACAGCTGCGAACGCGAGCCTTGCGGTCGCGCGCCATGGTCATACTTGCCGGTCAGATAGCCCTGCGCCAGCGGCGAATAGGCGAGCAGCGACACCTCTTCCCGCTCGCAGACCTCGGCCAGGTTCACCTCGAAGGTGCGGTTGACGAGATTGTAGGCATTCTGGATCGACGCGACGCGAGGACCGCCCCCTTTGTCGCTCTCGGCAAGGAAACGCATCACGCCCCACGAATTCTCGTTCGACAGGCCGAAATGACGGATCTTGCCGAGCTTCACCAGTTCATCGAATACCGCAAGCGTCTCGGCGATCGGCGTCTCGTCGCTCGGCGCTCCAACGGAATCGGAGCGTGGCGCTACGGCGCCGATGCGTGTCGGGTTGGCCCCCCAGGGTATGTCTCGTTCCGGCCAGTGAATCTGATAGAGGTCAAGATAGTCGGTGCCGAGCTTGGCCAGCGATTTGTCGACGGCGTCAAAAATATCGGCGCGCACAAGTTGCGACGGCCTGTCGCCGCGAAACCACGTGTTGGCGGTACGGCCGACGACTTTCGAGGCCAGGATGACCTTGTCGCGGTTTCCCTTGGCCTTCATCCAGCTGCCGATGATCTTCTCGGTCCGCCCTTGTGTCTCCGCCTTGGGCGGGATCGGGTAGAGTTCGGCGGTGTCGATGAAATTGACCCCGCGCGAAAAGGCCAGGTCCATCTGGGCATGCCCTTCCGCTTCCGTGTTCTGCTGGCCCCAGGTCATCGAACCCAGGCAAATCTGGGTGACAAGAAGATCGGTCCGACCAAGACGGCGTTTGTGCATGGAATATTCTCCGACGGGGAATCTTGGGCGCGACGGCGCGGGAAGGAGCCCGAGCATAGTCGAAAGCCCGGACCTTCTCCAAGCCCGGAACCGCGCCGATATCGCAATTTTGCAGAGTTTTAGCGCCTCACGCCGGCCAGTGCCCGCCGCTTGGCTTCGTCGATCAGCATGTTGGCCACCTGCATGCGGACCATGGCGCGCTGGCGCAGATGCGGGGCGACACGATCAGGGTGGTTCGAGAAGGCGAAGCTGCGGCGGATGCGACCGAAATCGGCTGCCTGCTTCGGCTGGTTGAGGCCAAGTTCGACCGCGATCGATTCGGGATCGATCGGCGGCAGTCTCTCCTCGGGATTTGGTTCTTCATCGGCGAGCGTCAGCTTTGCATGATCGAGCAGTGCCGCGAACTCGCTCGCCAGGTCGGCACCCGATTCGCGGTACTCGGCGGTGAATGTATCGCCGGAAACCTTGATGCGGCCCGAGTGGAGTTCGTCCGCTACCGAAAGGTAGTCGAAGGGAATGGAAGGACGAGCACCGACTTCATCGATCTTGTCGGAAACGACGAAGAGATCGTCGAGCAACGAAGCAAAATCCCGCTTGGCTCCGGTACCGATGTCAGCCTCCCCCTGTCACAAGTCCGCGCATCATGGATGCACACGTCGAACATATAGGACCGGCTCGTTAAAAATGAATGCCAATGATCTTAAGAGTTTGGCCGTTTCCTCATTCAGAATGGGCACCCCTGATAAAAAGCCGGACTGCACTTTCATGCAGTCCGGAATTCGCCAGGAGTGGCGAGGAAAAACCGGCCATGTGCCAGCGTTAAAGCATACGGTCCGTGCACCGTGGAAGTTTCGTTTGGCTCGAAAAATAAAAATGGAAAAATCAGCAGGGCATGGCAGCCATGCAAATGCTGCGCTGCACAATTGTCACGATTGACCTATATTCGGGCTTCGGGAGGACCAACAAAGGAGCCTGAATCGTGGGGTTCTTCACTGAAATGTTCGCCCGCCCGCGTCCGCAGGAGCACCTGCGTTATCGCGCGGCCCTTTCGCTGCTTCACTCAATGAGCAGCGCAGACCGTGCCGACATCGGCATCAAGCCGGCCGATTTCCCGCGCATCGCCCGCGAAATGTCCCTGCGCTAAGGCGACAGGGAGCGTGAGGTTTCCCGGCAGAACCAGGAAACCTCACTATCTGCCTTCAACGCGCCCCGAGGAACGTCGCCTTGCCCAATGGCACGCCATTATGGCGCAGGATGTCGTAGGCCGTGGTCAGGTGAAAATAGAAATTGGGCATGGCCAGATGCAGCAGATACTGCATGCCGCCCATGGATATCTCGCGCCCACCAAGCTTCAGATCGATCATCTTGTCGTCGGAGCCATCGATATCGGCGGCCGAGAATGTCGCCAGATGGGCGACCGTCTTGGCAATGCGCGCTTCGAGATCGGCAAAGCTTGCCTCGCTATCCTCATATTTCGGCACGTCAAGCCCGGCCAACCGCGACGGCGCGCCTTTGGCATGGTCGGTCGCGATCTGGACCTGCCGGGTCAGCGCGTACATGTCGGGCGCCAGGCGAGAGGTCAAAAACACCTGCGGGTCGATCTTGCGCTCGATGGCATTCTGTTCGGCCGTCGCCAGCACTGTGGAAAGTGCCTTCAGCCTGGCCGAGAACACCGGCACGGACGCCTCATACATCGATATCGTCAATTGAATTCTCCTATGGGCTGGAACGCCGGACGGGACGTAGCGCCTTCCCGTTCGATTTTTCAAGCTTGTGCAAATCAGCGCGTCACCACGTCGCCGCAATCCCCGTGGTAGACTCTCAGCATCGAGGTGGAGATTGCCGATGAAACGCGCCCTTTTCGCAGCGACTGCTTTTTGCTCCCTTGCGGTTGTCGGCCAGACCGCGCACGCCGCAGACGCCCCCTATGTCGACGACAGGACGGATGCGACAACGGTTATCCATTCGCTTTACAGCGCCATCAACCGGCATGAATTCTCGCGTGCCTGGAGCTATTTCGGAGAAACAAAGCCGGCTAAAGACTTCGATACATTTGTCAAAGGTTACGATGGCACCGAAACCGTCGACGTGAAAACCGGTGCGGTATCCGAAGATGGAGCAGCCGGCAGCATCTACTACGCCGTTCCCGTCGCCATTCGCGCCAAAGCCAAGGATGGCAGCGAAAAGGTCTTTGCCGGCTGCTACACGGTGCGCCAGGTCAACGCGCAGATCCAGGAGCCGCCGTTCGACCCCATCCATATCGAAAAGGGCGAACTGAAGCCGGCGACAGCCGCCTTCGACGAAGCCGTGCCGGTAAGCTGTGGTGACGGACCGCCGCCACCGAAAAAGGACGCGGCGCTGGAGCAGGCCAAGAAGGCATTTGCCGCCACCTATGGCGACCAATGCGACAAGGAAATGCCTGGCGGCGGTCCTCGCGGAGAGCCGGATGCCTACAGCCTTCACTACAGGGATGCGGGCGCGGCGGCCAGCGACCCCGACCGCGAGACACGATTGTTCCGCTTCTTCTGCTCAATGGCCGCCTACAATGAAAGCTCGGTCTATTACGTCGCCGACGACGTAGCGGGCGTGCGGCAATTGCAGTTCGCCGCACCGACACTCGACATCCACTATGAAAACAACAACAGCGAAGGCAAGGTGCAGGCGATCAACATCATCGGCTTCCAGACCGATGACCAGGCCATCAATTCCGAATACGACGACGCCACGAAAACCATCACGTCCTTCACCAAATGGCGCGGCGTGGGCGATGCGTCGTCAACCGGCACCTATCTGTTCCGCAACGGCAGTTTCTCGCTGGTACAGTATGATGTCGATGCGTCCTATGACGGCGAGGTCAACCCGCAGACCATTCTCGACTACAATACCGCCCCATGATGGTGCAGCAGCGTGGCGCGACCGACGGGTTTGTCACGGCGCTTTCGACAGCATCCAGTTGAGCGTGCCGCGCCAGTCGGTCATGCGGATCGGTGTGCCATGGGTGCCCGTCTCGAATCGGACAAAGCGGGTCGGATAGGTCTTGGATTTGGCCAGGATGGAGCGGAAAAAAGCCTCCTGGTTCGCCACCGGAAAAACCACGTCATGGCTGCCCTGACCGAAGAAGACCGGCACCCGGCGCTTGAAGGCTGGGCTGGAGAAGAAGCTTTCGTCCCATAGCGAGCCAAGCAGCAGCAGGCCATTGATGCGCCCGCCTGTGTCCTTGCGGGCGGCGATCTTCCAGCACAAGGCGCCGCCCATCGAGCCGCAAGCGACGAAGATTTTCGCGCCCGGCGACTGTTCGGCATAATGATCAATCAATGCCGCGACTTGCGCGGCGCCTGTGTCACCGAAATCGGGGAAATCCGGCGACAGATAAAGGCCGTCATTCTGGGCCATCAGATTCTTCAGCCGGTTGAAATTGCCCCCGAAGGTGAAGTCGTCAACGCCCTGCTTGCGGCTGCCGCCCTGCCCGTGAAGGTACAGAACGATGATCCCGGCGCCCTCGGTCTTGCCGACTGCGACGTGTTTGACATCGCCCACATCTGTCTTCAACGACAGGTCCTGCTGCACCTTGCGAACGCTCGTATCGGTATATTGTGCATGCACCCGGCGCTCGGGAACCTCATCGCGGGCGTTGATGTCGCGCATTTCCCGATAGTCGAAGACCGTATAAGCGCCATTGTTGTCCGACGAGAGCTTGGCCGGATAGGCGAAGAGGTCATCCTTGAAGGGTTTTAGCGTCAGCGTCTGACCTTGGGCGACAGACGACAACAACGCCGTAACGGCCAGGAAGACACAGAAAGATCGGAGGCGAGAAAACATGCCAGCAGGCATGCGTAATTCGGCTTGGGTTTGTCAATCCTGCAGCACGCCGCCGGCGTCTTCTAGTGCTTCGCGGGTGTCGACATCGACTGACGCCCCCTCGCCGATCTCGACATCGATCACGTCGAGCCCTCCGGCCTCGACCAGATGGCGGGCGCCGGTATCGCCCTCGAGATGAGCGATCGCCGGAAACAGGGAGCGCGGCAGCAGAACCGGGTTGCCACGGCGACCGTCGTGCGAGGCGCGAACCACCGAATTGCCTCCAGCCTTGCGGAACGCATCGATCAGCCTGTCGAGATCGGCGGATGACACGCCCGGCATGTCGCCGAGGACTATCATGGCACCAGCGACATCGCCTCCAACTCGGGCAATCCCCGCTTTCAGCGACGTCGACAGGCCCTCGGCGAAGTCCGGATTGTCGGCGAAGGCCAGTTCAAGCCCGGACAGCGCGGCGTGTACGCGCTCGCGTTGATGTCCCGTAACGACAATCGTGCCTGATGACTTCGAGCCGAGCGCGCGCTCGACGGTGCGGCGTACCAGCGGCTTGCCGTCGAACAGCGCCATCAGCTTGTTCGGTCCACCCATGCGGCTCGACCGACCGGCGGCCAGAAGCACGATATCGACATTGAGTGGGGCTTTGGCCGGCAGCGGTTCGCGCGGCTGCGGCCGCGTCGGAATCTCCATCAACAGTCCTCCGACGCCCATGCCGGCAATATCCTTGGCCGTCACATCGAGACCGGCAATCAGACGGTCCAGCACCCAGTCGAAGCCATTCTCCTTGGGACTGCGGGCGCATCCTGGCGCGCCGATGACACGCTTGCCGGCAAGGGTTCCCAGCACCAGAAGATTGCCGGGATCGACCGGCATGCCGGCGCGAATGACGGTCCCGCCCGCCTTCTCGATCGCCGCCG
This genomic interval carries:
- a CDS encoding alpha/beta hydrolase family protein, which encodes MFSRLRSFCVFLAVTALLSSVAQGQTLTLKPFKDDLFAYPAKLSSDNNGAYTVFDYREMRDINARDEVPERRVHAQYTDTSVRKVQQDLSLKTDVGDVKHVAVGKTEGAGIIVLYLHGQGGSRKQGVDDFTFGGNFNRLKNLMAQNDGLYLSPDFPDFGDTGAAQVAALIDHYAEQSPGAKIFVACGSMGGALCWKIAARKDTGGRINGLLLLGSLWDESFFSSPAFKRRVPVFFGQGSHDVVFPVANQEAFFRSILAKSKTYPTRFVRFETGTHGTPIRMTDWRGTLNWMLSKAP
- a CDS encoding NTP transferase domain-containing protein, translated to MKFGPIPIEAAEGAVLAHATTAGERRFRKAHKLSAADVALLKASGVSRIVAAVLSADDLGEDAAARTIAESMVHRNIEANAAATGRVNLYARAAGIFTVNAAMIDAINAVDATITIATLAQHAPVENGQMVATVKIIPFAVASSLVDAVTKICGGGEIFAVNAYQPVRVGVIQTVLPGIKSSVLDKTLRVTEARLARSGGRLTTERRTPHEIEPVAEAAASLAADNDMVVIFGASAMSDFNDVVPAAIEKAGGTVIRAGMPVDPGNLLVLGTLAGKRVIGAPGCARSPKENGFDWVLDRLIAGLDVTAKDIAGMGVGGLLMEIPTRPQPREPLPAKAPLNVDIVLLAAGRSSRMGGPNKLMALFDGKPLVRRTVERALGSKSSGTIVVTGHQRERVHAALSGLELAFADNPDFAEGLSTSLKAGIARVGGDVAGAMIVLGDMPGVSSADLDRLIDAFRKAGGNSVVRASHDGRRGNPVLLPRSLFPAIAHLEGDTGARHLVEAGGLDVIDVEIGEGASVDVDTREALEDAGGVLQD
- a CDS encoding cysteine desulfurase-like protein, with translation MTFQIDAVRGKFPALALTDRGRRRIYLDNPAGTQVPQAVADAVSRCLLTTNANLGGYFETTVAAQAVVDEAHQAMADFLGAKSPEEIIIGANMTTLTYHMSRTLGRTMKPGDEIILTRMDHEGNVSPWLQLAEDLGLVVRWLPFDEKTWQVEEATLAGLLSEKTRLVALNYASNLTGSINRVKALTAIARNAGALVYVDAVQFAPHGLIDVDDLGCDFLICSAYKFFGPHMGILWGRHDVIDGLRLYKCRCSSNGLPERFELGTPQIELMAGLTAAVDYFAELGAAAGEGGSRRQKIAKAFEVSIAYENPLAQRLIDGLSDISGLTIHGITDPNRLGDRVPTVSFTVEGIVPETIARQMNAENIFLWSGHNYAWEIVHQLGIPAEHGVVRIGIAHYNTSVEIDETLESVHRVIAMLRQQRS
- a CDS encoding DUF1993 family protein, whose product is MTISMYEASVPVFSARLKALSTVLATAEQNAIERKIDPQVFLTSRLAPDMYALTRQVQIATDHAKGAPSRLAGLDVPKYEDSEASFADLEARIAKTVAHLATFSAADIDGSDDKMIDLKLGGREISMGGMQYLLHLAMPNFYFHLTTAYDILRHNGVPLGKATFLGAR
- a CDS encoding DUF1176 domain-containing protein, translating into MKRALFAATAFCSLAVVGQTAHAADAPYVDDRTDATTVIHSLYSAINRHEFSRAWSYFGETKPAKDFDTFVKGYDGTETVDVKTGAVSEDGAAGSIYYAVPVAIRAKAKDGSEKVFAGCYTVRQVNAQIQEPPFDPIHIEKGELKPATAAFDEAVPVSCGDGPPPPKKDAALEQAKKAFAATYGDQCDKEMPGGGPRGEPDAYSLHYRDAGAAASDPDRETRLFRFFCSMAAYNESSVYYVADDVAGVRQLQFAAPTLDIHYENNNSEGKVQAINIIGFQTDDQAINSEYDDATKTITSFTKWRGVGDASSTGTYLFRNGSFSLVQYDVDASYDGEVNPQTILDYNTAP
- a CDS encoding aldo/keto reductase, which produces MHKRRLGRTDLLVTQICLGSMTWGQQNTEAEGHAQMDLAFSRGVNFIDTAELYPIPPKAETQGRTEKIIGSWMKAKGNRDKVILASKVVGRTANTWFRGDRPSQLVRADIFDAVDKSLAKLGTDYLDLYQIHWPERDIPWGANPTRIGAVAPRSDSVGAPSDETPIAETLAVFDELVKLGKIRHFGLSNENSWGVMRFLAESDKGGGPRVASIQNAYNLVNRTFEVNLAEVCEREEVSLLAYSPLAQGYLTGKYDHGARPQGSRSQLFNRGQRYETLNAAQALLEYNELARSFGMEPALFANAYVSSRPFMTSNIIGATSVAQLDMALSSADVVWTEEMQKAVDAVHQRVGNPCP